From a region of the Halobacteriovorax sp. HLS genome:
- a CDS encoding toprim domain-containing protein, producing the protein MGKSIETVKRKGKAKEALIESKDQRWHCRNRITLVFGSNDIEELDTYIYEDHKVDFKTVKFHQAKSKAIEEILDNCIDEFYRGHVTEIHCELSDDGKTVAVEDNGIGFPLPKVPQVYSEFRTGSKFKDEETDAKGFLHRTLGQNGLGAAATCLTSDEFKVRVRHYNTKKEQTYTFIDGALKVKKTKPKTFAGHSGVRVEVTLSKEVYKNNTIDADLLRKRIIDLSYNNPGLTFYFNKEKYHFKKGLLELAQRVDEKTAQEFGTSTYIYENTNTKGKKVKGKIDMSIALNICPKSEEREKYISFVNSTPTFDGGFHHDRVRRIFINGVKDKLARAMKKEKVTLVDNDILTGITFTIGITMPNPRFESQTKRKLVRDTFLEKGIEEIMSKNMDKFLRKNKEYLELVMERGKSRHRFQELKDASKVARKQKKQRVEKLLDANERKKRELCSLFICEGDSAIGGLRSARDKLYQGGIALKGKPMNVAQSSINDIINNQEFADIMASIGLVIGVEAEISNLRYSKIIFLADSDVDGGHINTLLTNFFFQFWPELFELDVICIAKAPLFEVITDKGTKYIETPSELDDFRATTKLKIKEIQRNKGLGEMSPEAWKHVLSRESFTVITANDMSLAKEMLNVCFGKDTSLRKDLLMDEESTGESVSVSSSKVKSTSKSSSKKKVTKKKVAKKKVAPKKAAAKKATSKKKVTKKKAATKKTKKKSKR; encoded by the coding sequence ATGGGTAAGAGTATTGAAACCGTAAAAAGAAAAGGTAAAGCAAAGGAAGCACTGATTGAGAGTAAAGATCAGCGGTGGCATTGCCGAAATCGTATTACTCTAGTCTTTGGCTCAAATGATATCGAGGAACTAGATACTTATATCTATGAAGATCATAAAGTTGACTTTAAAACTGTTAAATTTCATCAGGCCAAGAGTAAGGCCATAGAAGAAATCTTAGATAATTGTATTGATGAATTCTATCGTGGCCATGTTACAGAAATTCACTGCGAATTATCGGACGATGGTAAGACTGTTGCCGTTGAAGATAATGGTATCGGGTTTCCACTTCCAAAAGTTCCTCAGGTTTACTCAGAATTTAGAACGGGTTCAAAATTTAAAGACGAAGAGACAGATGCAAAGGGGTTTTTACATAGAACCTTAGGTCAAAACGGTCTTGGTGCCGCGGCAACATGTCTTACTAGTGATGAGTTCAAGGTTCGTGTTCGTCATTATAATACAAAAAAAGAGCAAACTTATACGTTCATTGATGGAGCTCTAAAGGTCAAAAAGACTAAGCCTAAGACTTTTGCTGGACACTCTGGGGTTAGAGTTGAAGTTACTCTCTCTAAAGAGGTCTATAAGAATAATACTATTGATGCTGATTTACTAAGAAAGAGAATTATTGACCTTTCTTATAATAACCCTGGTCTGACTTTCTATTTCAATAAAGAAAAGTATCACTTTAAGAAGGGGCTTTTAGAGCTTGCTCAAAGAGTTGACGAAAAAACGGCGCAGGAATTCGGTACTAGTACTTATATTTATGAAAATACTAATACAAAAGGGAAGAAGGTTAAAGGGAAGATAGATATGTCTATTGCCCTAAACATCTGTCCAAAGTCTGAAGAGCGAGAAAAGTATATTTCTTTTGTTAACTCTACTCCTACTTTTGACGGTGGTTTTCACCATGATCGTGTAAGACGTATTTTTATCAATGGTGTGAAAGACAAGCTTGCCAGAGCGATGAAGAAAGAGAAGGTAACTCTAGTAGATAATGATATTTTAACAGGTATTACTTTTACTATTGGTATTACAATGCCAAATCCTCGCTTTGAGTCCCAAACAAAGAGAAAGCTTGTTAGAGATACTTTCTTAGAAAAGGGAATTGAAGAAATAATGTCTAAGAATATGGATAAATTTCTTAGAAAGAATAAAGAGTACTTAGAGCTTGTAATGGAAAGAGGTAAGTCTCGTCACCGTTTTCAAGAACTCAAAGATGCATCGAAAGTTGCAAGAAAACAGAAGAAACAAAGAGTTGAAAAGTTACTAGATGCTAACGAGAGAAAGAAAAGAGAGTTATGCTCTTTATTTATTTGCGAAGGGGATTCTGCTATTGGTGGTCTTCGTTCTGCAAGAGATAAGCTTTATCAAGGTGGAATCGCTCTTAAGGGTAAGCCAATGAATGTTGCCCAGTCTTCTATTAATGACATTATTAATAATCAAGAATTTGCAGATATAATGGCCTCAATTGGCCTTGTTATTGGTGTAGAAGCTGAAATCTCAAACCTTAGATACTCGAAGATTATTTTTCTCGCGGATTCGGATGTTGATGGTGGGCATATCAATACGCTCTTAACAAACTTCTTCTTCCAGTTTTGGCCAGAATTATTTGAACTTGATGTGATATGTATTGCTAAAGCACCACTATTTGAGGTTATTACAGATAAGGGAACTAAATATATTGAAACTCCAAGTGAGCTAGATGATTTTAGAGCTACGACAAAATTAAAGATTAAAGAAATTCAAAGAAATAAGGGACTTGGGGAAATGTCTCCAGAGGCGTGGAAGCATGTTCTTTCTCGTGAGTCTTTCACTGTTATAACTGCTAACGATATGTCTCTTGCAAAAGAGATGCTGAACGTCTGTTTTGGTAAAGATACTAGCCTTAGAAAAGACCTGTTAATGGATGAAGAGTCTACTGGAGAAAGTGTTTCGGTATCATCTTCAAAAGTGAAAAGCACTTCTAAGAGTTCTAGTAAAAAGAAAGTAACTAAGAAGAAAGTTGCCAAAAAGAAAGTAGCACCTAAGAAAGCTGCTGCTAAAAAAGCCACTTCGAAAAAGAAAGTTACTAAGAAGAAAGCAGCTACTAAGAAAACTAAAAAGAAATCCAAGAGATAA
- a CDS encoding DNA gyrase subunit A translates to MQETYLHSMASVPLEDIVKEEYRIYQIYTLMDRAIPYLKDGLKPGQRRILFTLWKNQSKGLMKVSSATGLVLTLHPHGPASVESAIVNMAQDYTFSNNYPLIDKKGYFGERMETSPAASRYIECKLGKISQILLFDDMDQVEMVPNYDEKVMEPLNLLPKLPLMLLNGAEGIGTGFSSVIPSFGHKDIIASMIQFLETGKAKKIKPYNHGYTLPIERDERRRLIFRMGFEERAGKFYITELPRGYDAPKVYKFLTKHMESGFLKDFTDSSVDNDVNIELIFKKSAEVTLEEIEKVMGAHSSQVPNYTLISERGVRIFDRPEEILEIFSGQRLAVVQRRYELRCEKLKNSIQQNNEIIKFIKNKEYEVATKSKNRKSFVEYLTKKKYVYADYLADMPIYRMTKEEVAKRALMVKEDKKLFDEYSKVAKSPKLIKKKLIEELNEVGAQLTAWLKEKDRERVELRKKIEKKTAKVAKKKAVTKKKRK, encoded by the coding sequence ATGCAAGAAACGTATTTACATTCAATGGCAAGCGTACCTCTAGAAGATATTGTTAAAGAGGAATATCGCATTTACCAAATCTATACTCTAATGGATCGTGCGATTCCTTACCTAAAGGACGGTCTGAAGCCAGGTCAGCGTCGTATTCTATTTACACTGTGGAAAAATCAATCCAAAGGCCTCATGAAGGTATCTTCTGCTACAGGTCTAGTGCTAACTCTTCATCCACATGGACCTGCCTCAGTTGAATCTGCAATTGTTAATATGGCCCAGGATTATACTTTCTCTAATAATTACCCTCTCATTGATAAGAAGGGTTATTTCGGTGAAAGAATGGAGACTTCTCCAGCAGCATCTAGGTATATCGAATGTAAACTGGGGAAGATCTCTCAGATTCTACTATTTGATGATATGGACCAAGTTGAAATGGTTCCTAACTATGATGAAAAAGTTATGGAGCCTCTAAATCTTCTACCTAAACTTCCACTTATGTTACTGAACGGTGCGGAAGGCATTGGTACTGGTTTTTCTTCTGTAATTCCTAGTTTTGGTCATAAAGATATTATTGCTTCAATGATTCAATTCCTAGAAACAGGTAAAGCGAAGAAGATTAAGCCATACAATCATGGTTACACATTACCAATTGAAAGAGATGAAAGAAGAAGACTTATCTTTAGAATGGGTTTTGAAGAAAGAGCAGGAAAGTTTTATATAACAGAGCTTCCTCGTGGTTATGATGCTCCAAAGGTTTATAAGTTTTTAACTAAACATATGGAGTCTGGGTTCTTAAAAGACTTTACTGATTCAAGTGTAGATAATGATGTAAATATTGAATTAATCTTTAAAAAGAGTGCAGAAGTTACTTTAGAAGAGATTGAGAAAGTCATGGGGGCCCATTCATCTCAGGTTCCTAACTATACTCTTATTTCAGAGCGTGGTGTTCGAATCTTTGATAGACCAGAAGAAATATTAGAGATCTTTTCTGGGCAAAGACTTGCTGTTGTTCAAAGAAGATATGAATTACGTTGTGAGAAGCTAAAAAATAGTATTCAACAAAATAATGAAATTATTAAATTCATTAAAAATAAAGAATATGAAGTTGCTACTAAATCTAAAAACAGAAAGTCATTTGTTGAGTACTTAACTAAGAAGAAGTATGTTTATGCTGATTACTTAGCAGATATGCCAATTTATAGAATGACAAAAGAAGAAGTTGCTAAACGTGCTCTTATGGTCAAAGAAGATAAGAAGCTATTTGATGAGTACTCTAAAGTGGCCAAGTCTCCTAAGCTTATCAAGAAGAAGCTTATTGAAGAGCTTAATGAAGTAGGCGCTCAATTAACAGCTTGGCTTAAAGAGAAAGATCGCGAAAGAGTAGAGCTTAGAAAGAAGATCGAAAAGAAAACAGCGAAAGTTGCGAAGAAAAAAGCAGTAACGAAAAAGAAAAGAAAATAA